In Leptolyngbya sp. SIO1E4, one DNA window encodes the following:
- a CDS encoding protoheme IX farnesyltransferase, with the protein MQTSSTWQDDTRHHDTVWQVCRSYWQLTKPRIIPLLLIETAASMWVAAQGKVDPLLLIVTLFTGALAAASAQSINCIYDRDIDFDMERTRHRPIPSGRIQLRDALIFAIALAVIAFSLQTLVANLLSAALEMAGIAVYVGVYTHWLKRSSTQNIVIGGAAGAIPPLVGWAAVTGELSWAAWLFFAIVFIWTPPHFWALALVIQDDYAKVGVPMLPVVVGDEVTAKQIWAYTLVLVPITLMMTVPLQATGLIYGAIAVYLGGLFIKKAWALLRAPSDRDLARSLFKFSILYMMALSASMVLDSLPITRSAVSVLTNQVYSVASTLMPLIMG; encoded by the coding sequence ATGCAGACCTCTTCAACCTGGCAGGACGATACTCGACACCATGACACTGTCTGGCAAGTTTGCCGCAGCTACTGGCAACTCACGAAGCCTAGAATTATTCCGCTGCTGCTGATTGAAACGGCTGCCAGCATGTGGGTTGCGGCCCAAGGCAAGGTCGATCCGCTGCTGCTGATCGTGACGCTGTTTACGGGTGCCCTAGCCGCTGCCTCCGCTCAGTCTATTAACTGTATTTATGATCGCGACATCGATTTTGACATGGAGCGGACCCGCCACCGTCCCATTCCGTCAGGGCGAATACAGCTGCGGGATGCGTTGATTTTTGCAATCGCGCTTGCCGTCATTGCGTTTTCTCTGCAAACCCTGGTGGCGAATCTGCTCAGCGCTGCCCTAGAAATGGCCGGTATTGCCGTTTATGTGGGCGTCTACACCCACTGGTTGAAGCGATCGTCGACTCAAAACATCGTGATTGGCGGAGCAGCAGGCGCTATCCCACCTTTAGTGGGCTGGGCTGCCGTCACTGGAGAACTCAGTTGGGCGGCCTGGCTGTTTTTTGCCATCGTATTTATCTGGACACCACCCCATTTTTGGGCGCTGGCGCTGGTCATTCAAGATGACTATGCCAAAGTTGGGGTTCCCATGTTGCCAGTTGTTGTTGGGGACGAAGTCACCGCAAAGCAAATCTGGGCCTACACCTTAGTGTTGGTGCCCATCACCTTGATGATGACGGTTCCACTCCAGGCAACGGGGCTGATTTATGGCGCGATCGCTGTTTACTTGGGCGGTCTATTTATTAAAAAAGCGTGGGCTCTTTTACGGGCTCCCAGCGATCGCGACCTCGCACGTTCCCTCTTTAAGTTCTCTATTCTGTACATGATGGCCCTATCTGCCAGCATGGTTCTTGATAGCCTGCCCATCACGCGTTCAGCGGTATCTGTTCTAACGAATCAGGTTTATAGCGTGGCCAGCACATTGATGCCGCTCATCATGGGCTAG
- a CDS encoding dual specificity protein phosphatase family protein, translating into MVQEALTKSLWWVIPGKLAGMRKPAPHELTALQAAGIGAIASVMDDPSNLDVYEATGIPYQWLPTKGGTAPTRDQVETFRAFVDQQTAAGTAIAVHCSSGRRRTATFLGAYLILTGASYPQALDAIAQANPTVEMRTAQLDFLQSLADA; encoded by the coding sequence ATGGTGCAAGAAGCGCTAACCAAGAGCCTTTGGTGGGTAATCCCTGGCAAATTGGCTGGCATGCGGAAGCCTGCCCCCCATGAATTGACAGCCCTGCAGGCTGCAGGAATTGGGGCGATCGCCTCAGTGATGGATGACCCTTCCAACCTTGATGTGTATGAAGCGACAGGAATTCCCTATCAGTGGCTGCCGACGAAAGGTGGCACGGCCCCTACCCGAGATCAGGTAGAAACCTTCCGGGCCTTTGTTGACCAACAGACTGCCGCAGGCACCGCGATCGCGGTGCACTGTTCCAGTGGTCGCCGTCGCACAGCCACCTTTTTAGGGGCTTATCTTATACTTACGGGGGCTAGCTATCCCCAGGCCTTAGACGCAATCGCCCAGGCAAACCCTACCGTGGAAATGCGAACCGCCCAGCTAGACTTTTTGCAGTCTTTAGCGGATGCATAA
- a CDS encoding redox protein, translating to MFELLSFQRFRDTPSVQFFDITVRDSNARDLVFHDGPAVSPNNAQQDAWQFYLHPNQEDNLLAVTGGRTFYLVNFAWQYPFHEVRLEANQHILRIPPGTFHRSVSDPKGSLVINQAVRTQAATVESEFRVYNSLKIPRLHRLLTSGLPPISHGFDDWQMAA from the coding sequence ATGTTTGAATTGCTCTCTTTCCAACGCTTTCGTGATACGCCCAGCGTTCAATTTTTTGATATCACTGTTCGCGACTCTAATGCCCGAGATTTAGTATTCCATGATGGCCCTGCAGTGAGCCCTAATAATGCCCAGCAAGATGCCTGGCAGTTTTACCTGCATCCCAATCAGGAAGATAATCTGCTGGCGGTGACTGGGGGGCGCACCTTCTATCTCGTGAACTTTGCCTGGCAATATCCATTTCATGAGGTGCGCTTAGAGGCAAACCAGCATATTCTGCGCATTCCGCCTGGAACGTTCCATCGCTCTGTGTCGGATCCGAAAGGTTCTTTGGTGATCAACCAGGCTGTGCGCACCCAGGCAGCAACAGTTGAGAGCGAATTCCGAGTATATAACAGTCTTAAAATCCCCCGCTTGCATCGCTTACTGACCTCTGGCTTGCCCCCGATCAGCCATGGGTTTGATGATTGGCAGATGGCGGCTTAA
- a CDS encoding LysR family transcriptional regulator, with protein sequence MNIYHLEVLAAIAREGSFSGASLVLETSQAAVSRAIASLEEELGVPLLSRGRFGAKLTQVGERVLFHAHKMLELRERIDYEVNLEKGLYAGRLRIASFRSAATHLLPPIIARFRQQFPRVEVSLSELEPAGVEQALREGQVDMGLIPLPRSEEFAIWEVARDEYVALLPKKLGPLPDQLTWDELSKHDFVLYNYAECTNAVREHWSSWGQNLKVAYVIKEDSTIVSMVAQGLGAAILPRLAALPIPENVQVRPLPEPLERIIGVATLAQTPHSPAVEVFLSMLRSNHVTVS encoded by the coding sequence ATGAACATTTACCACCTGGAAGTCCTTGCCGCGATCGCCCGTGAAGGGAGTTTTTCGGGCGCCTCTCTTGTGCTAGAAACCTCTCAGGCTGCGGTTAGCCGCGCGATCGCCTCTTTGGAAGAAGAATTGGGCGTACCCTTATTGAGCCGGGGGCGATTTGGGGCCAAATTAACCCAGGTGGGGGAACGGGTGTTGTTTCATGCACACAAAATGTTGGAACTGCGAGAGCGCATTGACTATGAAGTCAATCTTGAAAAAGGGCTTTATGCTGGGCGGCTGCGAATTGCCTCATTTCGCAGCGCAGCCACCCATTTACTGCCGCCGATTATTGCCCGTTTTCGGCAACAATTTCCACGGGTGGAGGTGAGCCTATCTGAATTGGAACCGGCAGGAGTCGAGCAGGCCCTACGGGAAGGTCAGGTGGATATGGGTCTGATACCCCTGCCCCGGTCAGAGGAGTTTGCCATCTGGGAAGTGGCGCGGGATGAGTATGTGGCGCTGTTGCCTAAAAAACTCGGCCCTTTGCCAGATCAGCTGACCTGGGATGAACTGTCAAAGCATGACTTTGTGCTGTACAACTATGCCGAATGTACCAATGCCGTCCGCGAACATTGGAGCAGTTGGGGGCAAAATCTCAAAGTTGCTTATGTTATCAAAGAAGACTCCACCATCGTCAGTATGGTCGCCCAGGGACTAGGGGCAGCGATTTTGCCGCGGCTGGCAGCACTACCGATTCCTGAAAATGTGCAGGTGCGACCGCTCCCTGAACCCTTAGAGCGCATCATCGGCGTTGCGACCCTAGCCCAGACCCCCCATTCCCCCGCAGTCGAAGTGTTTCTTTCAATGTTGCGCTCTAATCATGTCACTGTGTCCTAA
- a CDS encoding DUF938 domain-containing protein: protein MPESKDLRRYAPATERNRVPICSVLETVLPPQGTILEIASGTGQHAVFLAPRLRPRHWLPSDPNPAARASIRGWLETAPAENLHPPLALDMTQPDWFQWVVAWQAAEGKLAPPIAAIAAINMIHIAPWLACAGLMAGAETLLAKGSVLYLYGPFKQQGQHTAPSNEAFDQSLRLQNPDWGVRDLEAVTQLANAHQFQLSDTIAMPANNLSVVFTRQ, encoded by the coding sequence ATGCCTGAGTCTAAGGATCTTCGACGCTATGCCCCGGCAACAGAGCGCAACCGTGTCCCTATCTGCTCGGTGCTGGAAACCGTCTTACCGCCTCAAGGCACAATTCTAGAAATTGCCAGCGGCACTGGACAACACGCGGTCTTTTTGGCCCCACGATTGAGGCCGCGTCACTGGCTGCCCAGCGATCCGAACCCGGCTGCACGGGCCAGCATCCGGGGATGGTTAGAGACAGCGCCTGCGGAAAACTTGCACCCTCCTTTAGCGCTTGACATGACCCAGCCAGATTGGTTCCAATGGGTTGTGGCTTGGCAGGCTGCTGAGGGAAAACTCGCGCCGCCGATCGCCGCGATCGCGGCCATTAATATGATTCATATTGCGCCTTGGTTAGCCTGTGCAGGGTTAATGGCAGGGGCAGAAACATTGTTGGCAAAAGGGAGCGTGCTGTATCTATATGGCCCCTTCAAGCAGCAGGGGCAGCACACGGCTCCGAGTAATGAGGCTTTTGATCAGTCCCTGCGACTGCAAAATCCAGACTGGGGCGTGCGTGATCTAGAGGCGGTAACCCAGCTCGCGAATGCACATCAGTTTCAACTGAGCGACACCATTGCGATGCCAGCCAACAATTTATCTGTGGTGTTTACCCGCCAATAG
- a CDS encoding phospholipid carrier-dependent glycosyltransferase, with protein MVFSQSHSLLKRLWGQFTAGPGNRWLLGPEQAMERSLLALWCLNLVLRFWRLDTPTPLTFDEVYYVAFATDILQNQPFFDAHPPLGKQLIALSIAGFQASQQALGLANQSLAAVMANPVSYRWLNAGIGATIPLLGGWVAWEWSRGYAHRRRQIFTHLSALLLSADGLLLVESRLALLHVALVGFGLVGLAAWARSHHCYHPLPWRLLAGLVLGACINVKWNGAGYLLALWCLEGIRTWRDRTQRQPPQATRPWLWLGILPCGVYLLCWLPYLKLTGQTLWGIHRHLWQFHIQAGAHPYQSAWYTWPLMIRPIAYFYQGLAGNESVGIGPATPSPTTAISLYGMNHPFLVWLGTAAIALLIVQKVGQLRRLSSSAAEVETQNIDRAAKFGDPTISRPRKRARLKRSAIKHLRDSRPSPSTAVVITYLANWLPWAFIQRSTFFYHYFSSALMAEIALAWLMSHWLTSNRPSWHWAAGSLLGLIVAGFIFWLPLWIGWPLSLEALQQRWWVPSWR; from the coding sequence TTGGTTTTCTCTCAATCCCATTCTTTATTGAAGCGCTTATGGGGACAGTTCACCGCTGGGCCAGGAAATCGCTGGCTGTTAGGGCCGGAGCAAGCGATGGAGAGAAGTTTACTTGCCCTCTGGTGCTTGAATCTTGTTCTTCGCTTTTGGCGTTTAGACACCCCCACCCCCCTCACCTTTGATGAGGTGTATTACGTGGCCTTTGCCACCGATATTTTGCAAAATCAACCGTTTTTTGATGCGCATCCGCCCTTGGGCAAACAGTTGATTGCCCTCAGCATTGCGGGGTTTCAGGCTAGCCAACAAGCTTTAGGATTGGCGAACCAGAGCCTCGCAGCAGTGATGGCGAACCCCGTGAGCTATCGCTGGCTCAATGCAGGCATTGGGGCAACCATCCCTCTGCTAGGGGGCTGGGTCGCTTGGGAATGGAGTCGCGGATATGCCCACCGGCGACGCCAGATTTTTACCCACCTATCAGCCCTATTGCTCAGCGCAGACGGTCTACTGTTGGTAGAATCGCGGCTGGCGCTGCTGCATGTGGCACTGGTCGGCTTTGGATTAGTTGGATTAGCCGCCTGGGCGCGATCGCACCACTGTTATCATCCGCTCCCCTGGCGTCTTTTAGCAGGGCTCGTCCTGGGAGCCTGTATCAATGTGAAATGGAATGGGGCGGGCTATCTCTTAGCGCTGTGGTGCCTGGAAGGAATCCGCACTTGGCGCGATCGCACGCAACGGCAGCCGCCCCAGGCGACGCGACCTTGGCTATGGCTGGGGATCTTGCCCTGTGGCGTATACCTGCTTTGCTGGCTGCCCTACCTAAAGTTGACGGGGCAAACGCTCTGGGGCATTCACCGGCACCTATGGCAGTTTCACATCCAAGCGGGTGCCCATCCTTACCAGTCAGCTTGGTATACCTGGCCCCTGATGATACGACCGATCGCCTATTTTTATCAGGGCTTAGCGGGCAATGAATCAGTCGGCATCGGCCCTGCTACGCCCTCCCCCACAACGGCCATCTCTCTTTACGGGATGAATCACCCATTTTTGGTGTGGCTAGGCACCGCCGCGATCGCGCTGCTGATTGTGCAGAAAGTGGGCCAACTCAGGCGGCTTTCCAGTTCAGCAGCCGAGGTCGAGACTCAAAACATCGATCGGGCGGCCAAATTTGGCGACCCAACAATTAGCCGCCCCAGAAAAAGAGCGAGGTTAAAGCGATCAGCTATTAAGCATCTACGCGACTCACGACCCTCACCAAGCACAGCAGTCGTGATCACCTACCTCGCCAACTGGCTGCCCTGGGCCTTTATCCAACGATCCACTTTTTTCTACCACTACTTCTCGTCAGCGCTGATGGCAGAAATCGCCCTCGCCTGGCTCATGAGCCATTGGCTCACCAGCAATCGTCCTAGTTGGCATTGGGCTGCAGGGAGCCTTCTGGGACTGATTGTGGCCGGGTTTATTTTTTGGTTGCCCCTATGGATTGGGTGGCCGCTGTCTCTTGAGGCCCTGCAACAGCGTTGGTGGGTGCCCTCCTGGCGCTAG
- the trmB gene encoding tRNA (guanosine(46)-N7)-methyltransferase TrmB — MAVVRVRQHVNPLSRKYQTTIAGPDWETIFSHPRQPLHIDIGCAKGYFLKQMAALHPTWNFLGLEIRAPLVDYALQQRDKAGIENLHFLFCNANTSLAEVLESLPAETLQQVSIQFPDPWFKKRHQKRRVVQPELVQCLADFLPLEGRVILQSDVDVVAQEMCDRFAEHDAFHRTQADWLSESPFPTQTDREQLTLEKGLPVYRAIFRKQPVR; from the coding sequence GTGGCTGTGGTTCGAGTACGACAACATGTAAACCCCCTCAGCCGTAAGTATCAGACGACGATTGCAGGCCCTGACTGGGAGACCATTTTCAGTCATCCAAGGCAGCCACTCCACATCGATATTGGCTGTGCCAAGGGGTATTTTCTGAAGCAGATGGCAGCGCTGCACCCTACCTGGAACTTTCTGGGATTAGAAATTCGTGCCCCTCTGGTAGACTACGCGCTCCAACAGCGGGACAAAGCAGGTATAGAGAATTTACACTTTCTGTTCTGCAATGCCAATACGTCTCTGGCTGAGGTGTTAGAGAGCTTACCGGCGGAGACGCTGCAGCAGGTCAGCATTCAGTTTCCTGACCCCTGGTTTAAGAAGCGTCACCAAAAGCGTCGGGTAGTACAGCCAGAACTGGTGCAGTGTTTAGCTGATTTTTTACCCCTAGAGGGGCGGGTGATCCTGCAATCGGATGTAGACGTGGTGGCGCAGGAAATGTGCGATCGCTTTGCAGAACACGACGCCTTTCACCGCACCCAAGCAGACTGGCTTTCGGAAAGCCCATTCCCGACCCAAACGGATCGCGAGCAGCTTACCCTCGAAAAAGGGCTGCCTGTTTACCGGGCCATTTTTCGCAAACAGCCAGTGCGTTGA
- a CDS encoding zinc ribbon domain-containing protein: MPLYDYRCDDCGDFDAWRKLAELKLPMLCPSCESPAKRLFSPPNINLNSGRFPASRQSSKEPKVVTRKNRETSQAKNQSSNCSRPWMIGHAPERL, encoded by the coding sequence ATGCCGCTCTATGATTACCGTTGCGATGACTGTGGGGATTTCGACGCCTGGCGCAAGCTGGCAGAGCTGAAGTTGCCAATGCTCTGTCCAAGTTGTGAGTCACCGGCTAAGCGTCTGTTTTCTCCGCCCAATATCAATTTGAACTCTGGCCGTTTTCCAGCTAGCCGCCAGTCTTCAAAAGAGCCCAAAGTGGTTACGAGAAAAAATCGAGAAACATCTCAAGCAAAAAACCAGAGTTCAAATTGCAGCCGCCCTTGGATGATTGGCCACGCCCCTGAAAGGCTTTAG
- a CDS encoding acetamidase/formamidase family protein: MPKTLFEVDLTKPMSEQELPGHNRWHPDIPAVVSVNPGDVFRIECKDWTDGQIKNNDDPKDIEDVDLTVVHVLSGPIHVNGAEPGDILVVDLLDIGALQGDEWGFTGIFSKNNGGGFLTDHYPKAAKAIWDLQGIYTSSRHIPGVKFAGITHPGLIGCAPSHELLAKWNKREAELVATAPDLRTYGAGLSGDQPVLAALPNPTNAILGTLPASEYDRVAAEGARTVPPREHGGNCDIKNLSKGTRIYFPVYVEGAKLSMGDIHFSQGDGEISFCGAIEMSGYIDLHVDIIKGGVEKYGMVNPIFKPGPVEPQYSEYLVFEGISVDEFSGKQYYMDVHIAYRQACLNAIEYLKKFGYTGEQAYLLLSCAPVEGRISGIVDIPNACCTLALPTEIFDKDILPT; the protein is encoded by the coding sequence ATGCCTAAAACACTATTTGAAGTCGATCTAACGAAGCCGATGTCTGAGCAGGAGTTGCCAGGCCATAATCGGTGGCATCCCGATATTCCAGCCGTGGTTTCTGTCAATCCTGGGGATGTTTTTCGGATTGAATGTAAAGACTGGACTGACGGGCAGATCAAGAATAACGATGATCCTAAAGACATTGAAGACGTCGATCTAACGGTTGTCCACGTTCTGAGTGGGCCAATTCACGTCAATGGGGCTGAACCTGGCGATATCTTAGTCGTTGACCTGTTGGATATTGGCGCGCTGCAAGGGGATGAATGGGGATTTACCGGTATCTTTTCCAAGAATAATGGGGGTGGGTTTCTAACCGACCATTATCCAAAGGCGGCAAAGGCCATCTGGGACCTACAGGGGATTTATACTTCATCGCGTCATATTCCTGGTGTTAAATTTGCGGGCATCACTCACCCTGGCTTGATTGGATGTGCACCCTCCCATGAGCTGTTGGCTAAATGGAATAAGCGAGAAGCGGAACTAGTAGCCACCGCCCCGGATCTACGTACCTATGGGGCTGGACTATCGGGCGATCAGCCAGTGCTAGCTGCCTTACCTAACCCGACCAATGCCATTTTGGGGACACTGCCCGCTTCTGAATATGATCGAGTCGCAGCTGAAGGTGCCCGGACGGTCCCGCCTCGCGAACATGGCGGCAACTGCGATATCAAAAATCTCTCCAAAGGAACGCGAATTTACTTTCCGGTCTATGTAGAAGGGGCCAAGCTATCCATGGGGGATATTCACTTTTCTCAGGGAGATGGTGAAATTTCTTTCTGTGGTGCGATCGAGATGTCTGGCTACATTGATCTGCACGTCGACATCATCAAGGGAGGTGTGGAAAAGTATGGGATGGTGAATCCCATCTTTAAGCCGGGGCCTGTTGAACCTCAATATTCTGAATATCTGGTGTTTGAAGGGATTTCAGTCGATGAGTTTAGCGGCAAGCAGTATTACATGGATGTACACATTGCTTACCGACAAGCTTGCCTCAACGCGATCGAATACCTGAAGAAGTTTGGATATACCGGCGAGCAAGCGTACCTGCTGTTGAGCTGCGCCCCCGTAGAAGGTCGCATCAGTGGCATCGTGGATATTCCCAACGCCTGTTGCACGTTGGCACTGCCCACCGAGATCTTTGACAAGGACATATTGCCGACTTAG
- the urtE gene encoding urea ABC transporter ATP-binding subunit UrtE — MPLLEKEDHRAAGPLLEMHNITSGYGQTPVLFDVSLAINRGEIACLLGRNGVGKTTLLRNIIGLNQPTAGTIAFDGRVITKAPTFKRARQGIAYIPQGREIIPYLSVLDNLKMGFVASGKKGNRIPSEIFDFFPMLSEHLSRQGGLLSGGQQQQLAIARGLMCNPKIMLLDEPTEGIQPSIVQEIEETLRRINQEKGITIIVVEQKIEFARKLAQTFFIMEKGAIVEKGHTNQLTDDLLHRYLAV; from the coding sequence ATGCCGCTGCTTGAGAAAGAAGATCATCGGGCTGCTGGGCCACTGCTTGAGATGCACAATATAACATCGGGATATGGTCAGACGCCCGTGTTATTTGATGTGAGCTTAGCGATTAATCGAGGAGAAATTGCCTGTTTATTGGGCCGTAATGGGGTGGGTAAGACAACTCTGCTGCGGAATATTATCGGCCTCAACCAGCCTACCGCCGGAACGATCGCGTTCGATGGTCGAGTTATTACTAAGGCCCCAACCTTTAAGCGGGCACGTCAAGGGATTGCTTACATTCCTCAAGGGCGAGAGATTATTCCCTATCTCTCTGTTCTAGATAATCTCAAAATGGGATTTGTCGCGAGCGGCAAAAAAGGAAATCGAATTCCCAGTGAAATCTTTGATTTCTTCCCCATGTTGTCTGAACATTTAAGCCGTCAAGGGGGGTTGCTCAGCGGTGGACAGCAGCAGCAGCTTGCGATCGCCCGTGGGCTGATGTGTAATCCCAAAATTATGCTGCTGGATGAGCCTACAGAAGGCATTCAACCTTCGATTGTGCAGGAGATTGAAGAGACTCTAAGGCGTATCAATCAAGAAAAAGGAATCACCATCATTGTGGTGGAGCAGAAGATTGAATTTGCACGAAAGCTGGCCCAGACGTTTTTCATCATGGAGAAAGGGGCGATCGTTGAAAAAGGGCATACCAACCAGCTAACGGACGATTTATTACATCGTTATCTAGCGGTTTAA
- the urtD gene encoding urea ABC transporter ATP-binding protein UrtD yields MNPVLSVKDLSVVFSGFKALKGVNLDVYDNEIVTIIGPNGAGKSTLLDAIVGKSLIASGHVFYHGKEITNKLPHEIARMGIGRKFQNPNVYNQLTVFENILLALKGAHGIMASITAKLTKAKKGKIYDVLERTALIDQAFEPVASLSHGQKQWVEIAMVLAQDPSIVLLDEPTAGMTTKETYMTGEIIQSISQFHSVVVIEHDMEFVKQIAERIVVLHQGSVLAEGSVQEVQSNPDVIEVYLGRETINAAA; encoded by the coding sequence ATGAATCCAGTTTTGTCGGTGAAGGATCTAAGCGTTGTTTTCTCGGGATTCAAAGCCCTAAAAGGCGTTAATTTAGACGTCTATGACAATGAGATTGTCACCATTATTGGCCCCAATGGAGCTGGGAAGAGCACACTGCTAGATGCCATTGTCGGCAAGTCTCTGATTGCATCGGGTCATGTCTTCTACCACGGTAAAGAGATCACCAACAAACTTCCCCATGAGATTGCTCGCATGGGCATTGGTCGCAAGTTTCAAAACCCTAATGTCTACAATCAGCTCACTGTGTTTGAAAATATCCTTTTGGCGTTGAAGGGTGCCCATGGGATTATGGCCTCCATCACAGCTAAATTGACTAAAGCCAAGAAAGGAAAGATTTACGACGTTCTAGAAAGAACGGCTCTGATTGATCAGGCCTTTGAGCCAGTCGCTTCCCTTTCACATGGGCAAAAGCAATGGGTAGAGATTGCCATGGTACTCGCGCAAGACCCTTCCATTGTTTTGTTAGATGAGCCCACGGCTGGCATGACCACAAAAGAAACCTACATGACGGGTGAAATTATTCAGAGTATTTCGCAATTTCATTCGGTTGTGGTCATTGAGCATGATATGGAATTTGTTAAACAAATTGCTGAGCGCATTGTCGTTTTACACCAGGGTAGTGTGTTGGCAGAAGGGTCTGTTCAAGAGGTTCAAAGTAATCCTGACGTGATAGAGGTTTATCTAGGTCGTGAAACAATCAATGCCGCTGCTTGA
- the urtC gene encoding urea ABC transporter permease subunit UrtC yields MANIVLGYKQSTFPTRLLLISGIGLLIFVVLPFVMGDFQLSLMSKLLLFGALGISLDLVWGFTGILSFAHGVFFTLGGYASAYYLKLNLSSASNTYGGEIPDFMVWNGLEALPWFIAPLKYFPVALIATVAVPAVFAYVIGYFIFHSKVSGVYITIITLAISSALTTFFVSQQAYTGGTNGITDVSKLSFFGTPIPPVGLYFLILAYTTFVLALAWWLTQSNFGLILRSINENEKRIQFLGYDVAQYKIFIWTLSAALAGMAGGLFVPLNRFISPVYLAVAFGTQVVIWVAIGGRGTLIGPLLAAILLGQVQNYAERVTQDWQLVVGILLLVVVLFIPNGLMSLLPQRFNLANLSKPAPLPPRTQQGQET; encoded by the coding sequence ATGGCTAACATCGTACTGGGATACAAACAGTCAACGTTTCCTACGAGACTACTTTTAATCAGCGGCATAGGCTTACTTATTTTTGTGGTTTTGCCTTTTGTTATGGGCGATTTCCAGCTTTCATTGATGTCTAAGCTGCTGCTGTTTGGTGCACTGGGCATTTCATTGGATCTGGTATGGGGATTTACGGGTATCTTGAGCTTTGCTCACGGCGTTTTCTTCACCCTTGGGGGCTATGCTTCGGCTTACTACCTTAAACTCAATCTTTCCTCTGCTTCGAATACCTATGGCGGAGAAATTCCTGACTTCATGGTGTGGAATGGTTTAGAGGCGCTTCCCTGGTTCATTGCGCCTCTAAAATATTTTCCAGTTGCCCTAATTGCGACCGTTGCAGTCCCAGCTGTCTTTGCCTATGTGATTGGATACTTCATTTTCCACTCCAAAGTAAGTGGCGTTTATATCACAATTATTACGCTGGCGATTTCATCGGCTTTAACCACGTTTTTCGTGAGTCAGCAGGCATATACAGGCGGCACAAACGGCATTACGGATGTCAGTAAGCTGAGTTTCTTTGGGACGCCGATTCCGCCCGTAGGGCTTTATTTCCTGATTTTGGCTTACACCACATTTGTATTAGCGCTGGCCTGGTGGCTGACTCAATCAAATTTCGGTCTAATTCTGCGCTCAATTAATGAAAATGAAAAGCGCATCCAGTTTTTAGGCTATGACGTTGCCCAGTACAAGATTTTCATTTGGACATTATCTGCCGCATTAGCGGGAATGGCGGGGGGGCTTTTTGTTCCCTTAAACCGGTTTATTTCTCCCGTGTATTTAGCCGTTGCCTTTGGCACTCAAGTGGTTATCTGGGTTGCGATCGGTGGTCGGGGCACCTTAATTGGCCCACTTTTAGCCGCGATTTTACTCGGCCAAGTACAAAACTACGCTGAACGGGTCACTCAGGATTGGCAGTTGGTTGTGGGGATTCTTCTCTTGGTGGTGGTGCTGTTCATCCCTAACGGATTAATGAGTCTGCTACCTCAGCGCTTCAACTTGGCGAATTTGTCTAAGCCAGCCCCCTTGCCACCTCGGACACAGCAAGGCCAAGAGACATAG